In Fervidobacterium nodosum Rt17-B1, one genomic interval encodes:
- a CDS encoding aminopeptidase — MSINDKILRNYAQAILKVGLNLQNGQKLIVNASVDHKDFVRLFVEEAYNVGASEVIVIWNDTYVSKQTLLKSPEEVLTNVYNWEIEMRMSFLEKGAATVSLVGSYADLLADVPSKRLGMATKARQQAFKDIMERTMMNKNRWCVAGVPNPEWAQKVYGENDTEKLWNDILYMARIDENGYSKLLEHLENLKRRKDYLNKAHFEALRYEGPNTNLTVKLAPKHIWLSGVEHDIDNVPFLPNIPTEEVFTAPYKYGVDGIISSSMPLVYQGNIIDEFWLEFKDGKVVNFDAKKGKDILKELIETDEGAAYLGEVALVDISSPIYKLGRIFYNTLYDENAASHFAFGRAYPTCVEDFDGDAEKSGINMSLTHVDFMVGNDKMNVYGIKEGKKEIIIENGLWKI; from the coding sequence ATGTCTATCAACGATAAAATTTTAAGAAACTACGCGCAAGCGATATTAAAAGTCGGATTAAACCTCCAAAACGGTCAGAAACTGATTGTAAATGCATCAGTTGACCACAAAGATTTTGTAAGACTCTTTGTTGAGGAAGCATACAACGTTGGTGCAAGTGAAGTAATTGTTATCTGGAATGATACTTATGTTTCTAAACAAACGTTGTTGAAATCTCCAGAAGAAGTTCTAACGAATGTTTATAATTGGGAAATTGAAATGCGCATGAGCTTTTTGGAGAAAGGTGCGGCAACTGTTTCGTTGGTTGGATCTTACGCAGATTTGCTAGCAGACGTACCATCGAAAAGATTGGGAATGGCAACTAAAGCTCGTCAACAAGCATTTAAGGATATCATGGAACGAACAATGATGAATAAGAACAGATGGTGCGTCGCCGGTGTACCTAATCCGGAGTGGGCGCAGAAAGTTTATGGAGAAAATGATACGGAAAAACTCTGGAATGACATACTTTACATGGCAAGAATTGATGAAAATGGATACTCAAAATTACTCGAACATCTTGAAAATTTGAAGAGACGAAAAGACTACTTGAATAAAGCTCATTTTGAAGCGTTAAGATACGAAGGGCCAAATACAAACTTGACAGTTAAACTTGCGCCCAAACACATCTGGCTCAGTGGAGTAGAGCACGATATAGACAATGTACCGTTCTTACCAAACATACCAACAGAAGAAGTATTCACCGCGCCGTATAAATACGGTGTTGATGGGATAATATCAAGTAGCATGCCTCTTGTCTATCAGGGAAACATCATCGATGAATTTTGGCTCGAGTTCAAAGATGGAAAAGTTGTCAATTTTGATGCAAAGAAAGGAAAAGATATTTTGAAAGAACTTATAGAAACCGATGAAGGAGCAGCATATCTTGGAGAAGTTGCTTTAGTAGACATAAGCTCACCAATTTATAAGCTTGGAAGGATATTCTACAACACACTCTACGATGAAAATGCGGCTTCTCACTTCGCATTTGGAAGAGCGTATCCAACCTGTGTTGAAGACTTCGATGGAGATGCTGAAAAGTCTGGTATAAATATGAGCTTAACACATGTAGATTTCATGGTTGGAAACGATAAGATGAACGTTTATGGAATAAAAGAAGGAAAAAAGGAAATTATAATAGAAAATGGCTTATGGAAAATATAG
- the tpiA gene encoding triose-phosphate isomerase, protein MLAGNWKMNKTPYEAQQFANVLVSALVGFNSFDIYIAPTFTALDRVREIISSSNIKLAAQNMYYEDSGAFTGEISPKMLKELNVSAVIIGHSERRKIFGESDELINKKIKKAISEGLTPIFCIGETLEERQKGLTFCVLEKQVREGLYGISKEDVSKVIIAYEPVWAIGTGVVATPQQAQEAHEFVRKLLAQMYDEQTAQQITILYGGSVTPENWFGLFVKKDIDGALVGGASLKESFIELAKIMSRVII, encoded by the coding sequence ATTTTAGCTGGAAATTGGAAGATGAATAAAACGCCCTACGAGGCACAACAATTTGCTAATGTACTTGTTAGTGCACTCGTAGGGTTTAATTCATTTGATATTTACATAGCTCCAACGTTTACCGCTCTTGATAGAGTAAGGGAAATTATTTCTTCAAGCAATATTAAACTTGCTGCGCAAAATATGTACTACGAAGATAGTGGAGCATTTACAGGGGAGATTTCTCCAAAGATGTTAAAAGAATTGAATGTTTCGGCAGTTATAATTGGACATAGTGAAAGAAGAAAGATATTTGGCGAAAGTGACGAATTGATTAATAAGAAGATAAAGAAAGCGATTTCAGAAGGGTTAACACCGATATTCTGTATAGGCGAGACTCTTGAGGAGAGACAGAAAGGTCTTACATTCTGTGTTCTTGAAAAGCAAGTTAGAGAAGGTTTATATGGAATAAGCAAGGAAGATGTTTCGAAAGTAATTATAGCTTACGAACCAGTATGGGCAATTGGAACAGGTGTTGTGGCAACTCCACAGCAAGCGCAGGAAGCTCACGAGTTTGTTAGAAAACTTCTCGCTCAGATGTACGATGAACAAACAGCACAACAAATTACAATACTCTACGGTGGAAGCGTAACGCCAGAAAATTGGTTTGGCTTGTTTGTGAAAAAAGATATAGACGGTGCATTGGTTGGAGGCGCAAGTTTAAAAGAAAGCTTTATAGAGCTTGCAAAGATTATGTCAAGAGTAATTATCTAA
- a CDS encoding calcium/sodium antiporter yields MILSILLLIIGFVFVSIGSDKLVEGASTLAKKLKVSDLLIGLTIVAFGTSAPELAVNIVSSIKGTSNISLGNVIGSNIFNILVVVGLSAVIRPVIVQHSTLRKEIPLSLIAALSILALGNKTPSVITRGDGIVLLLFFAIFMSYILEMAQKDREMFEELEKTKEKQLGTIISILYIIGGLAGLVFGGRWIVNGAVDIAKAFGVSDKLIGLTIVAAGTSIPELATSLAAIIKGNNEIALGNAVGSNIFNVFFILGISAVIKPIVYTTVLNFDVTLLVIITVILLLFSKNLKIEKFEGLLMVSTYVGYTIYLIYRG; encoded by the coding sequence ATGATACTGAGCATCTTACTTCTCATAATCGGTTTTGTCTTTGTCTCTATTGGCTCAGACAAATTGGTTGAAGGTGCGTCAACTTTAGCGAAAAAACTAAAGGTTTCTGATTTATTAATAGGTCTTACAATTGTAGCATTTGGTACTTCTGCACCAGAACTTGCTGTTAATATCGTTTCGTCCATTAAAGGAACATCAAATATAAGCTTAGGAAATGTTATTGGAAGTAATATTTTTAACATACTTGTTGTCGTTGGATTATCAGCTGTGATAAGACCTGTAATAGTCCAACATTCTACATTGAGAAAAGAAATTCCATTAAGTTTAATAGCAGCACTTTCCATTCTTGCACTTGGAAACAAAACACCATCTGTTATAACAAGAGGAGATGGAATAGTTTTGTTACTATTCTTTGCGATATTCATGTCTTATATCTTGGAAATGGCACAAAAAGACCGTGAAATGTTTGAGGAACTTGAGAAGACCAAAGAAAAACAATTAGGTACAATTATCTCTATTCTATACATAATTGGTGGGCTTGCAGGTTTGGTTTTTGGCGGTAGATGGATAGTAAACGGCGCAGTTGACATAGCAAAAGCTTTTGGTGTCTCAGATAAACTCATAGGATTAACCATAGTAGCTGCGGGAACTTCCATTCCTGAACTTGCAACATCTTTAGCTGCAATAATAAAAGGCAATAACGAAATAGCACTTGGTAATGCAGTAGGTTCTAATATATTCAATGTATTCTTCATACTGGGTATATCAGCTGTTATAAAACCCATAGTTTACACAACTGTTTTGAACTTTGACGTAACTTTGCTTGTCATAATTACTGTAATATTGTTACTATTTTCAAAAAATTTGAAAATAGAGAAATTCGAAGGGTTGCTTATGGTATCAACTTACGTTGGCTACACAATTTACTTAATCTATCGTGGATAA
- a CDS encoding Fur family transcriptional regulator, with amino-acid sequence MHVDALKKELRDRRWRMTPQREQILKVFIETNSEHLGAEEVYRYLLNKRINVSKATVYRTVDLLVELGFLRRLQFDEGVYRYELVDKQNKHSHFICNSCGKIYELKNELSPEFVMKEYIDLLNGNGYIVEEFDIKFRGICPKCSEKQLKKHRKSK; translated from the coding sequence ATGCATGTCGATGCTTTAAAAAAAGAATTGAGAGATAGAAGATGGCGAATGACGCCACAGCGTGAGCAAATTTTAAAGGTTTTTATTGAGACTAATAGCGAACACCTTGGAGCTGAGGAAGTTTATAGATATCTTTTGAATAAAAGGATAAACGTTAGTAAAGCCACTGTTTATAGGACTGTCGATTTACTTGTTGAATTAGGTTTTCTTAGACGTCTTCAATTTGACGAGGGAGTTTATAGGTATGAACTCGTTGATAAGCAAAATAAACATTCACACTTTATTTGTAATTCTTGTGGAAAAATATACGAATTGAAAAATGAACTTTCACCAGAATTTGTTATGAAGGAATATATTGATTTACTAAATGGAAATGGTTACATTGTGGAAGAATTTGATATAAAATTCAGGGGAATATGTCCAAAATGCTCTGAGAAACAATTGAAAAAACATAGGAAATCAAAATAA
- the pcm gene encoding protein-L-isoaspartate O-methyltransferase, which yields MLFEHLQYYGVSRKIIEAMNKVDRKLFVPSELQESAYLDIPLPIGYGQTISAPHMVGMMCEYLELKDGDRVLEIGTGSGYNAAVMSLLVGESGWIYTIERIPELVQEAQKRINLLGINNITIIVGDGKEGLEEYAPFDKITVTCYAKHIPKKLIEQLKDNGIMVIPVGNEYVQILKLIRKSGEKIIEEDLTHVRFVPMQ from the coding sequence TTGTTATTCGAACACCTTCAATATTACGGTGTTTCAAGAAAAATTATCGAAGCGATGAATAAAGTTGACAGGAAATTATTTGTTCCAAGCGAACTCCAAGAAAGTGCTTATCTTGATATTCCACTCCCTATAGGATATGGTCAAACAATCTCAGCTCCACATATGGTTGGAATGATGTGTGAGTATCTTGAACTAAAAGATGGGGACAGAGTTCTCGAAATAGGTACAGGAAGTGGTTACAACGCAGCGGTTATGAGTTTACTCGTTGGTGAAAGTGGTTGGATATACACTATCGAACGAATACCAGAACTTGTGCAAGAAGCTCAAAAAAGAATTAATTTACTCGGGATAAATAACATAACCATCATCGTTGGTGATGGTAAGGAAGGTCTTGAAGAATATGCCCCTTTTGACAAAATCACAGTAACTTGTTATGCTAAGCACATTCCGAAAAAATTAATTGAGCAATTGAAAGACAATGGGATAATGGTTATTCCAGTTGGTAATGAGTATGTCCAGATACTAAAACTAATTAGAAAATCAGGAGAAAAAATTATTGAAGAAGATCTAACTCACGTGCGATTTGTACCAATGCAGTAG
- the rimP gene encoding ribosome maturation factor RimP, which translates to MSLSQKEIIERVRAIAEPIVTSMGLELFDVKYRIQAGKWVLSIIIDKLDDYVSTRDCELVSYEIEKVLDSHDFIPGRYYLEVSSPGLDRPLKKIEDFRRFVGKLVKVKTKKTYRGYIVDVNMETKEIILRVDNENITIKYDDVKSANLEIEL; encoded by the coding sequence ATGAGTCTCAGTCAAAAGGAGATAATAGAACGTGTTAGAGCGATTGCTGAACCAATTGTTACATCGATGGGACTGGAGCTTTTCGATGTGAAATATAGGATACAAGCTGGAAAGTGGGTACTGAGTATAATAATTGATAAACTTGACGATTATGTTAGTACAAGAGATTGTGAACTTGTGTCTTATGAAATTGAAAAAGTGCTTGACTCGCATGATTTCATTCCAGGAAGATATTATCTTGAAGTTTCTTCACCAGGTCTTGATAGGCCATTAAAGAAAATAGAAGATTTCAGAAGGTTTGTTGGAAAGCTTGTAAAGGTGAAAACAAAGAAAACTTATAGAGGGTATATAGTTGATGTTAATATGGAAACAAAAGAAATTATTCTAAGAGTTGATAATGAAAACATAACTATTAAGTATGATGACGTTAAATCAGCCAATTTAGAGATTGAATTGTGA
- a CDS encoding ComEC/Rec2 family competence protein — protein sequence MQVTQYLSFFYFGGAILGALVGTIYKFPPLFIIFSIIPTALFKKPRLSLFILFFLITNLLVVKDVQIKKAQFVGTIKSVQEGSSVVEPKFYDGEKWRNLGFDVRLYKEEKIGTIVYFIGDLRKTTSYPSYYAKTTFYATATNYTSLSSKIYESFENFRNFSSKVDPFFQNLFGSNSRDENFIKSGLFHIFCVSGMHVSILYLFSTYVVSLFTYRKKLKLILSLLFPTIFVIGSGMNLPSIRALIMLYMASIFKLLDIKINPINTVSLVGLAMVIVNPEIVFSLSFYMTFFATIGVLFSTNYLLSNVGGFLGSAPYVALIGQVNPFSIFATLIVSFPVQIVMFGLTISYILYVLKLNLLSALVLYILLPFAQFVELVAWFFSKFPTLPQHIVISIAFGLTFVIYLAIVQQIDNNKKISTGN from the coding sequence ATGCAGGTTACACAATATTTATCTTTTTTCTACTTTGGAGGTGCAATTTTAGGTGCTTTGGTGGGAACAATTTACAAGTTCCCACCTTTATTTATAATTTTTTCAATTATACCAACTGCTTTATTTAAAAAGCCACGTTTGTCTTTATTCATACTCTTTTTCCTAATCACCAACTTGCTAGTTGTTAAAGATGTGCAAATTAAGAAGGCACAATTTGTTGGCACAATAAAAAGTGTGCAAGAAGGTTCATCAGTAGTTGAACCAAAATTTTATGATGGTGAAAAATGGAGAAACCTAGGTTTTGATGTTAGATTGTACAAAGAAGAAAAGATAGGAACAATAGTATACTTTATAGGTGACCTGAGAAAAACAACATCGTATCCAAGCTATTATGCAAAGACGACTTTTTATGCGACCGCAACAAATTATACGTCACTTAGTTCGAAGATATACGAATCGTTCGAAAACTTTAGAAATTTTTCCTCGAAAGTCGATCCGTTTTTCCAAAATTTGTTTGGAAGCAATTCGCGCGATGAAAACTTTATAAAAAGCGGATTGTTCCATATATTTTGTGTCTCTGGAATGCATGTGAGTATACTTTATTTATTCAGTACATACGTTGTATCTCTTTTCACATATAGAAAAAAGTTGAAATTAATATTGTCATTACTCTTTCCAACTATTTTTGTTATAGGTTCTGGTATGAACTTACCATCGATACGAGCGCTTATAATGTTGTACATGGCTTCCATTTTTAAGTTGTTAGATATTAAGATAAATCCTATAAACACAGTTTCTTTAGTTGGACTTGCGATGGTAATAGTCAACCCAGAGATAGTATTTTCGCTTTCCTTTTATATGACCTTCTTTGCAACGATTGGGGTGTTATTCTCAACAAATTATTTACTGTCAAACGTTGGTGGTTTTCTTGGAAGCGCGCCATATGTTGCACTCATTGGACAGGTAAATCCATTCTCTATCTTTGCAACACTTATAGTTTCATTCCCAGTACAAATAGTAATGTTTGGACTGACTATATCATATATATTATACGTGTTGAAATTAAACTTACTGAGTGCTTTAGTTTTGTACATATTGCTTCCATTTGCGCAATTTGTAGAGTTAGTAGCATGGTTCTTTTCTAAATTTCCAACTTTACCTCAGCACATTGTCATTTCTATCGCATTCGGTCTGACTTTTGTGATATATTTGGCAATCGTTCAACAAATAGATAATAATAAAAAAATAAGCACTGGGAATTAA
- a CDS encoding phosphoglycerate kinase, with protein sequence MEKLTIRDVDLKGKRVIMRVDFNVPIKDGVVTDDTRIVEALPTIKYVLEQGAKVILLTHLGRPKGGPDPKYTVKPAAERLAQLLGKEVKFVPALYGEEVEKAVAELKEGEVLMLENTRFDPGEEKNDLELAKKWASLADIHVNDAFGTAHRAHSSNVGIAQYIPSVAGFLMEKEIKFLSKATHNPDKPYVVVLGGAKVSDKIGVITNLLNKADKIIIGGAMMFTFWRALGKQTGNSLVEEDKIDLAKQLLEQAKEKGVELVIPTDAVCAQKMEAGVEKKVFTCEEGIPEGWAGYDIGPASIELIKSKLADAKTIVWNGPLGVFEIEDFANGTKAVAEFIASLTDKGVTTVVGGGDSAAAVSQFGLEKKFSHVSTGGGASLEFLEGKELPGIASIADKKKQ encoded by the coding sequence ATGGAAAAGCTTACAATAAGAGACGTCGATCTTAAAGGTAAAAGGGTCATTATGAGGGTAGATTTTAACGTTCCTATCAAAGATGGTGTAGTTACTGATGATACAAGAATTGTTGAGGCTCTTCCAACAATTAAGTATGTTCTTGAACAAGGTGCAAAGGTCATACTCCTCACCCATCTTGGTAGACCAAAGGGCGGTCCAGATCCAAAGTATACAGTTAAACCTGCAGCTGAAAGATTGGCTCAATTACTCGGTAAAGAAGTAAAATTCGTTCCTGCACTTTACGGCGAAGAAGTAGAAAAGGCTGTTGCTGAACTTAAGGAAGGCGAAGTTTTAATGCTTGAAAATACAAGATTTGATCCTGGCGAAGAAAAGAACGACCTCGAGCTTGCAAAGAAATGGGCATCACTTGCCGATATTCATGTAAATGACGCGTTTGGTACAGCTCACAGGGCACATTCAAGTAACGTTGGAATTGCACAATACATTCCAAGCGTTGCAGGATTCTTAATGGAAAAGGAAATTAAATTCCTTTCAAAAGCAACACACAACCCCGATAAACCATACGTTGTTGTTTTAGGTGGAGCAAAGGTTTCAGATAAGATAGGAGTTATTACAAACCTTCTCAATAAGGCCGATAAGATAATAATCGGTGGCGCTATGATGTTTACATTCTGGAGAGCTCTTGGAAAGCAGACAGGTAACTCATTGGTAGAAGAAGACAAAATCGACCTTGCAAAGCAACTCCTTGAACAAGCAAAAGAAAAGGGCGTAGAACTTGTTATACCAACCGATGCCGTTTGTGCTCAAAAGATGGAAGCTGGAGTTGAGAAGAAAGTATTTACATGCGAGGAAGGTATACCAGAAGGCTGGGCTGGATACGATATCGGACCTGCAAGTATAGAGCTTATTAAATCAAAACTTGCTGACGCGAAAACAATTGTTTGGAATGGACCACTTGGCGTATTCGAAATTGAAGATTTCGCAAATGGTACAAAAGCTGTTGCAGAATTCATCGCTTCACTCACAGATAAGGGTGTAACAACAGTTGTTGGCGGTGGAGATAGCGCAGCAGCAGTTAGTCAATTCGGACTTGAGAAGAAATTTAGCCACGTTTCCACAGGTGGTGGTGCGTCACTTGAATTTTTAGAAGGTAAAGAATTACCAGGAATTGCTTCTATCGCAGATAAAAAAAAACAGTAA
- a CDS encoding 2,3-bisphosphoglycerate-independent phosphoglycerate mutase, which produces MDKQAFVHELITPNNSKIVLLVMDGIGDLPNEEGLTPLMKANTPNLDKVATLSDLGQTIPVLYGITPGSGPGHLGLFGYDPIKYQIGRGILEALGEDIEVGELDVVARGNFATINGDIVVDRRAGRPSTEESAKVVEILNANIKEIEDVKVTFYPGKEHRFVLKLTGEGLSDKIEDADPQKEGKPIKYTSALSPEAEKTARIINKLLDRIKEVLKDQQKMNFALVRGFSKYPQLPQFPEVYKLRAGAIAVYPMYKGLAKLVGMTIIPTGQTIEDEIETLKKEWNNYDFFFVHIKKTDSYGEDGKFDEKVHVIENVDKIIPEILSLNPDVLVVTGDHSTPCAMKGHSFHPVPIMFCAKYTRRGLSKAFNEFECARGTIGTIHATDVMNLILAYSGRLEKFGA; this is translated from the coding sequence ATGGATAAACAAGCATTTGTTCACGAGTTAATTACGCCAAACAACAGTAAAATTGTTCTTCTTGTCATGGATGGTATCGGTGACCTTCCAAACGAAGAAGGTTTAACACCGCTTATGAAAGCAAACACACCAAACTTGGACAAAGTAGCCACATTGAGTGACCTTGGCCAAACTATCCCCGTTCTTTATGGTATAACACCCGGGAGTGGACCTGGACACCTTGGTCTTTTTGGTTACGACCCAATTAAATATCAAATAGGTAGAGGTATTCTTGAGGCATTAGGAGAAGACATCGAAGTTGGAGAACTTGATGTTGTTGCAAGGGGAAATTTCGCAACAATCAACGGAGATATCGTTGTTGACAGAAGAGCTGGAAGACCATCAACTGAAGAAAGTGCAAAAGTTGTGGAGATACTCAACGCAAATATTAAAGAAATAGAAGATGTTAAAGTCACATTCTATCCAGGAAAAGAGCACAGATTTGTTCTGAAACTTACAGGCGAAGGTCTATCAGATAAAATTGAAGACGCAGACCCACAAAAAGAAGGAAAACCAATCAAATACACTTCCGCGCTATCACCAGAAGCAGAAAAGACAGCAAGAATTATAAACAAACTCCTCGATAGAATCAAAGAAGTTCTTAAAGACCAACAAAAAATGAACTTCGCACTTGTAAGGGGATTCTCAAAATATCCACAACTTCCTCAATTTCCAGAAGTTTACAAACTTAGAGCTGGAGCAATTGCCGTATATCCAATGTACAAAGGACTTGCAAAATTAGTGGGAATGACAATTATCCCAACAGGTCAAACGATAGAAGACGAAATAGAAACACTTAAGAAGGAATGGAATAATTACGACTTCTTCTTTGTACACATTAAAAAGACCGACTCATACGGAGAAGATGGTAAATTCGACGAAAAAGTACACGTAATAGAAAACGTTGATAAAATAATTCCAGAGATACTCAGTCTTAATCCGGATGTACTTGTTGTCACAGGTGACCACTCTACACCATGTGCGATGAAAGGTCACTCATTCCACCCAGTACCGATAATGTTCTGCGCAAAATATACAAGAAGAGGGCTTTCAAAAGCGTTTAACGAATTCGAATGTGCAAGAGGAACAATAGGTACAATACACGCAACAGACGTTATGAATCTTATACTCGCATACTCTGGAAGATTGGAAAAATTCGGAGCATAA
- the gap gene encoding type I glyceraldehyde-3-phosphate dehydrogenase has translation MKIAINGFGRIGRLVLRELIRRGSNVEVVAINDLDKPETLAHLFKYDSVHRIFPGEVKATENSIIIDGKEIKVFAEKDPVNLPWKDLGVDVVVESTGKFTERDGAMKHIQAGAKKVIITAPAKGEDITVVLGCNEDQLKPEHQIISCASCTTNSIASIVKVINDNFKIVTGHLVTVHSYTNDQRVLDLPHKDLRRARAAAMNIIPTTTGAAKAVALVVPEVKGKLDGMALRVPTPDGSISVLSVLVEKATTTEEVNAKVKEATEGRLKGIIKYNEDQIVSMDIVGTTYAGVFDATLTKVMNGNLVNVYSWYDNEYGYTCRVVDTIELVGKML, from the coding sequence ATGAAGATAGCTATTAACGGTTTTGGAAGGATAGGAAGACTTGTTTTGAGGGAACTCATTCGCCGCGGTAGTAACGTTGAGGTTGTTGCCATTAACGATTTGGACAAACCAGAGACATTAGCTCATCTCTTCAAATATGACTCAGTTCATAGAATTTTCCCGGGAGAAGTAAAGGCAACAGAAAATTCCATTATCATTGATGGAAAGGAAATCAAAGTATTTGCAGAAAAGGACCCAGTAAATCTACCATGGAAAGACCTTGGTGTTGATGTTGTTGTCGAATCAACAGGTAAGTTTACAGAAAGAGATGGCGCAATGAAACACATCCAAGCCGGTGCGAAAAAGGTTATAATAACAGCTCCAGCAAAAGGTGAAGATATAACGGTAGTTCTTGGTTGTAACGAAGACCAATTGAAACCAGAGCACCAAATAATTTCTTGTGCATCTTGTACAACTAACTCTATAGCATCTATAGTTAAAGTTATAAATGATAACTTCAAGATTGTAACAGGTCACCTTGTAACAGTTCACAGCTACACAAATGATCAGAGAGTTCTTGATCTTCCACACAAAGACCTTAGAAGGGCAAGAGCAGCTGCTATGAACATTATTCCAACAACAACAGGAGCAGCGAAAGCAGTAGCGCTTGTAGTTCCTGAAGTAAAAGGAAAACTCGATGGTATGGCATTGAGAGTGCCAACTCCAGATGGTTCAATCTCTGTACTTAGTGTTTTAGTTGAAAAAGCAACAACAACAGAGGAAGTCAACGCAAAGGTTAAAGAGGCGACAGAAGGAAGACTTAAGGGAATTATTAAGTACAATGAAGATCAAATAGTAAGTATGGATATTGTTGGAACAACATACGCGGGAGTATTTGATGCAACATTGACAAAGGTAATGAATGGAAATCTCGTGAATGTTTACAGCTGGTACGATAACGAATACGGATACACATGCAGAGTTGTCGATACAATTGAATTAGTTGGTAAGATGCTTTAA
- the nusA gene encoding transcription termination factor NusA, which translates to MNSPMLLEALRELEREKGISVDESIEILEKALMSAYKNKTGERNVEIVINKLSGEIEAYQILEVVEKVENENIQISLEDALKIKPDATIGDIVKRKMNIKRLGRFAIQVAKQVLIQKIREIEKEKQYEKYAELVGRVVTAEVLKVTPEWLDIRIGKLETHLPKKEWIPGEEFEQSDLIKVYVREVKKDKKGPKIIVTRIDNEFVVGLLKLEVPEIESGIIEIVKIVREPGVRTKIAVISHDPKVDPVGSCIGPEGSRIAPILKELKIEKIDIIKWSNDPKELIANALLPASVIDVEILDYESKASRVLVSPNQLSLAIGKAGQNARLAAKLTGWKIDIKPVMNA; encoded by the coding sequence ATGAATAGTCCGATGTTACTTGAAGCGCTCAGAGAACTTGAAAGAGAAAAAGGTATAAGTGTTGATGAGTCAATAGAGATTTTAGAAAAAGCTCTTATGAGTGCGTACAAAAATAAAACAGGTGAAAGAAACGTTGAGATAGTTATTAACAAATTATCTGGTGAGATAGAAGCCTATCAAATTTTAGAAGTTGTTGAAAAAGTTGAAAATGAAAATATTCAGATTTCTCTTGAAGATGCTCTGAAAATAAAACCCGATGCAACTATAGGAGATATAGTTAAAAGAAAGATGAATATAAAGAGGCTTGGTAGATTTGCTATTCAAGTTGCCAAGCAAGTGTTAATCCAGAAGATTAGGGAAATTGAAAAGGAAAAACAATATGAAAAATACGCGGAGCTTGTTGGGAGAGTTGTTACAGCGGAAGTTTTAAAGGTAACACCAGAATGGCTCGATATAAGAATTGGTAAGCTCGAAACTCATTTACCAAAGAAAGAGTGGATTCCGGGAGAAGAGTTTGAACAGTCTGATTTGATAAAGGTATATGTAAGAGAAGTTAAAAAAGATAAAAAGGGTCCAAAGATAATTGTTACAAGGATTGATAACGAATTTGTTGTAGGACTTTTGAAATTGGAAGTACCTGAAATTGAGAGCGGAATTATCGAAATTGTTAAGATTGTTAGAGAACCAGGTGTAAGAACAAAGATAGCGGTTATCTCACATGATCCAAAAGTTGATCCAGTTGGTTCATGCATAGGTCCAGAAGGCTCAAGGATTGCTCCGATACTAAAAGAATTAAAAATTGAAAAAATTGACATAATTAAATGGTCGAATGATCCAAAAGAATTAATTGCGAACGCATTGCTTCCAGCAAGTGTAATAGATGTTGAGATATTAGATTACGAATCTAAAGCTTCACGTGTTCTTGTTTCGCCAAATCAATTGTCTCTTGCAATCGGTAAGGCTGGTCAAAACGCAAGGCTTGCCGCAAAATTAACTGGGTGGAAGATAGATATAAAACCAGTTATGAACGCGTGA